The following are encoded together in the Variovorax sp. PBS-H4 genome:
- a CDS encoding alpha/beta fold hydrolase has protein sequence MSDSTVTDVQRLPVNELARLEARFPARSVPVQGGAFVSVRECGVGPAIVCLHGIGSGSASWLDTALLLESEARLIAWDAPGYGESTPLAAQAPTAHAYAQRLHGLLDALDVRSCVLVGHSLGALMAASAAREGSPLAPRISNLLLISPAAGYGAASRAQAQARVRAERLGTLDALGIAGMAAERSGRLVSDHASETARQWVRWNMARLHATGYRQAVDLLCGADLMADLPPAVPVRVACGALDVVTTPDACAEVAKRCGVPLELLPEAGHACYVERPAAVAALLRQALAA, from the coding sequence ATGAGCGATTCGACCGTGACCGATGTCCAGCGCCTGCCGGTCAACGAACTGGCGCGCCTCGAAGCACGCTTTCCGGCGCGCAGCGTGCCGGTGCAGGGCGGCGCCTTCGTCTCGGTGCGCGAATGCGGAGTGGGCCCGGCCATCGTGTGCCTGCATGGCATCGGCTCGGGCTCGGCCTCGTGGCTGGACACGGCCCTGCTGCTCGAAAGCGAGGCGCGCCTGATCGCCTGGGATGCGCCTGGCTACGGCGAGTCGACGCCGCTGGCCGCCCAGGCGCCCACCGCGCACGCGTACGCGCAGCGGCTGCACGGGCTGCTCGATGCACTCGACGTTCGGTCCTGCGTGCTGGTCGGTCATTCGCTCGGCGCGCTGATGGCCGCATCCGCGGCGCGTGAAGGCTCGCCGCTGGCGCCGCGCATCTCGAACTTGCTGCTGATCAGCCCCGCCGCCGGCTACGGTGCGGCGAGCCGCGCGCAGGCGCAGGCCCGCGTGCGCGCCGAACGCCTCGGCACGCTCGATGCGCTGGGCATCGCCGGCATGGCCGCCGAGCGCTCGGGCCGGCTGGTCTCCGACCACGCGAGCGAGACCGCACGCCAATGGGTGCGCTGGAACATGGCACGCCTGCACGCCACAGGCTACCGCCAGGCCGTGGATTTGCTGTGCGGTGCCGACCTGATGGCCGACCTGCCGCCTGCCGTGCCGGTGCGCGTGGCCTGCGGCGCGCTGGACGTGGTCACCACGCCCGACGCTTGCGCCGAAGTGGCGAAGCGATGCGGAGTGCCACTCGAACTGCTGCCCGAAGCAGGCCATGCCTGCTATGTGGAACGACCCGCCGCCGTGGCTGCGCTGCTGCGCCAGGCGCTCGCCGCCTGA
- a CDS encoding SDR family oxidoreductase, which yields MTDIKAIPDPDSLQSLLAELPANLLAGRRVLVTGAARGLGLAFAKCIAAAGASVVLADILSDLAQTEAQALRDAGFKAHALALDLCDPGSIEAGAAAAVRALGGLDGLVNNAAITNSGGRDAHALDIETWDRVMDVNVRGTWLMSRACQPALAQGGRGAIVNLASDTALWGAPKLLAYASSKGAVISMTRSLAREWGEAGITVNAVAPGLTLVEATEYVPLARHQKYLEGRALPREQQAVDVCGAVLFSLSGLARFVTGQLLAVNGGFVMH from the coding sequence ATGACCGACATCAAGGCCATCCCCGATCCCGACAGCCTGCAGAGCCTGCTGGCCGAGCTGCCGGCCAACCTGCTCGCCGGACGCCGAGTGCTGGTGACCGGCGCCGCGCGCGGTCTCGGGCTGGCGTTCGCCAAATGCATTGCCGCCGCGGGTGCGTCCGTGGTGCTGGCCGATATTCTTTCGGATCTCGCACAGACCGAGGCCCAGGCCCTGCGCGATGCCGGCTTCAAGGCGCATGCGCTGGCGCTGGACCTGTGCGACCCGGGCTCGATCGAGGCCGGCGCCGCCGCCGCGGTGCGGGCGCTCGGCGGCCTCGACGGCCTGGTCAACAACGCCGCAATCACGAACTCGGGCGGCCGCGACGCCCATGCGCTGGACATCGAGACGTGGGACCGCGTGATGGACGTCAACGTGCGCGGCACCTGGCTCATGAGCCGCGCCTGCCAACCGGCGCTTGCACAGGGCGGCCGCGGCGCGATCGTCAACCTCGCGTCGGACACCGCACTCTGGGGCGCACCCAAGCTGCTGGCCTACGCATCGAGCAAAGGCGCCGTGATCTCGATGACCCGCTCGCTCGCCCGCGAGTGGGGGGAGGCCGGCATCACCGTCAACGCCGTCGCGCCGGGGCTCACGCTGGTCGAGGCCACCGAATACGTGCCGCTGGCGCGCCACCAGAAGTACCTCGAGGGCCGCGCCCTCCCGCGCGAACAGCAGGCGGTGGACGTCTGCGGCGCGGTACTGTTTTCCCTCTCCGGCCTGGCGCGCTTCGTGACCGGCCAACTGCTTGCCGTCAACGGCGGCTTCGTCATGCACTGA
- a CDS encoding RES family NAD+ phosphorylase, which translates to MSCRAPAPLLDPLFDRWPAGALIHVIHDTAFAPESFNPGIDGAGTLCKSTRFAPIRDAKGRVVPYLYGGATLDCAIFETVFHDVPIDAPDKFVALDDFAHRGHGQLVPNRELLLVDLTSEGLHRLKVPKEELIASPARDYVDTARWAEALHRQCKDADGLVWMSRQRDRDRAMLLFGDRVKGVLSGTRIGGPLARNDALRQAILAAALRAGIDAS; encoded by the coding sequence TTGAGTTGCCGCGCACCGGCGCCGCTTCTCGACCCTCTCTTCGATCGCTGGCCGGCCGGCGCGCTGATCCACGTCATCCACGACACGGCCTTTGCCCCGGAGAGCTTCAATCCCGGCATCGATGGCGCCGGCACGCTGTGCAAGTCCACCCGCTTCGCGCCCATCCGCGACGCCAAGGGCCGGGTCGTGCCCTACCTCTACGGCGGTGCGACCTTGGACTGTGCGATCTTCGAGACGGTCTTCCACGACGTGCCGATCGACGCACCCGACAAGTTCGTCGCCCTCGACGATTTCGCGCACCGCGGCCACGGCCAGCTCGTGCCCAACCGCGAACTCCTGCTGGTGGACCTGACGAGCGAAGGGCTGCACCGCCTGAAGGTCCCCAAGGAAGAGCTCATCGCCAGCCCGGCACGCGACTACGTGGACACGGCCAGATGGGCCGAGGCATTGCACCGCCAGTGCAAGGACGCCGATGGGCTGGTCTGGATGTCGCGCCAGCGCGATCGCGACAGGGCGATGCTGCTGTTCGGCGACCGTGTGAAGGGCGTTCTTTCCGGGACGCGCATCGGCGGGCCGTTGGCTCGCAACGATGCGCTGCGCCAGGCCATCCTGGCCGCAGCGCTGCGTGCCGGCATCGATGCGTCCTGA
- a CDS encoding 2-dehydropantoate 2-reductase — MAEVPPVDVLVMGAGAIGCYVGGSLASEGVRVFFVGRPRVLEALERHGLRVSDLDGGERYVPPGSLRAAERIPRGVHPGLVLLTVKSSDTAAAAAELGEVLPPGTPVVSLQNGISNAATAARVAPGLRVLAGMVPYNVAEIDRGAFHRGTTGRLAVQDHALLRPWLAVFDSAGVPIDRHANMLPVQWGKLLLNLNNPVNALSGLPLRQQLMDRGYRRCLAALMDEALEALAWAHIKPAQLAAVSPRRMPTILRLPDPLFKVIAARMLRIDDKARSSMADDLALGRRTEINELCGEVVRLARSNGARAPLSAKMVALIEAWPARPQPLSAQELLSALGLG, encoded by the coding sequence ATGGCTGAAGTTCCGCCCGTCGACGTGCTGGTGATGGGGGCAGGCGCCATCGGATGCTACGTTGGCGGCAGCCTGGCGTCCGAGGGCGTTCGGGTGTTCTTCGTCGGCCGCCCCCGTGTGCTCGAGGCGTTGGAGCGGCACGGCCTGCGCGTCAGCGACCTGGACGGCGGCGAACGCTACGTGCCGCCCGGCAGCCTGCGCGCAGCCGAGCGAATTCCGCGCGGCGTGCACCCGGGCCTGGTGCTGCTGACAGTGAAGAGCAGCGACACTGCGGCAGCCGCGGCCGAGCTGGGCGAGGTGCTGCCGCCGGGCACGCCCGTGGTCTCGCTGCAGAACGGCATCTCGAACGCCGCCACGGCGGCGCGGGTGGCGCCCGGCTTGCGGGTGCTTGCGGGCATGGTGCCGTACAACGTCGCGGAGATCGATCGCGGCGCGTTTCACAGGGGCACGACCGGCCGCCTGGCCGTGCAGGACCATGCGCTGCTGCGGCCCTGGCTGGCCGTGTTCGACAGCGCCGGCGTGCCGATCGACCGCCACGCCAACATGCTGCCGGTGCAGTGGGGCAAGCTCCTGCTCAATCTCAACAACCCGGTCAACGCGTTGTCGGGGCTGCCGCTGCGCCAGCAGCTGATGGACCGCGGCTACCGCCGCTGCCTTGCGGCCCTGATGGACGAGGCGCTGGAGGCACTTGCGTGGGCCCACATCAAGCCAGCGCAACTTGCGGCCGTGTCGCCGCGCCGGATGCCCACGATCCTGCGCTTGCCCGATCCGCTGTTCAAGGTGATCGCGGCGCGCATGCTGCGCATCGACGACAAGGCGCGCTCCAGCATGGCGGACGATCTGGCGCTGGGCCGCCGCACCGAGATCAACGAGCTGTGCGGCGAGGTGGTGCGGCTCGCGCGTTCCAACGGCGCCCGCGCGCCGCTGAGCGCCAAGATGGTGGCGCTGATCGAAGCGTGGCCCGCCCGGCCGCAGCCGCTCTCGGCGCAGGAACTGCTGTCGGCGCTCGGGCTGGGGTAG
- a CDS encoding Bug family tripartite tricarboxylate transporter substrate binding protein — protein sequence MKPTRRQALALAVSIAAASAAFPTWAQGYPAKPITLVVAYPAGGDTDALARLFAEKLATRTGQPVVVDNRPGASGVIGSSFVAKAPADGYTLLLAPSTFSIAQLVLKTGGSSSYDVLNGFTPIIETGTLPLFLVAGSGAGLKSLKDVQAKGQSLSYASPGSGSPMHILGEMVNKAAGMSLGHVPYKGVAPAVNDVLGGHVPLTYITYGPIAPHLAAGKMLPLAVADRARSALAPSVPTFAELGYKNVEVTAWHGLFGPKGLPPEIVKTLNGHMNEILKMPDVVSKMAVLGALPLGGAPDVLAKTNAADFERFGKIIKELGIQAD from the coding sequence ATGAAGCCCACCCGTCGCCAGGCGCTCGCGCTGGCCGTTTCCATTGCCGCCGCCAGCGCCGCTTTCCCCACGTGGGCGCAAGGCTATCCGGCCAAGCCGATCACCCTCGTGGTTGCCTACCCGGCCGGTGGCGACACCGACGCGCTCGCGCGCCTCTTCGCCGAAAAGCTGGCCACGCGTACGGGCCAGCCGGTGGTGGTGGACAACCGGCCCGGTGCCAGCGGCGTGATCGGCAGCAGCTTCGTCGCCAAGGCCCCGGCCGACGGCTACACGCTGCTGCTGGCCCCCAGCACCTTCTCGATCGCGCAACTGGTGCTCAAGACCGGCGGCAGCTCCAGCTACGACGTGCTCAACGGCTTCACCCCCATCATCGAGACCGGCACGCTGCCGCTGTTCCTGGTGGCGGGTTCGGGCGCCGGCCTGAAGAGCTTGAAGGACGTGCAGGCCAAGGGCCAGTCGCTCTCCTATGCCAGCCCGGGCAGCGGTTCGCCGATGCACATCCTGGGTGAGATGGTCAACAAGGCCGCGGGCATGAGCCTCGGCCACGTGCCCTACAAAGGCGTGGCCCCCGCGGTCAACGACGTGCTGGGCGGCCATGTGCCGCTGACCTACATCACCTACGGCCCGATCGCGCCCCACCTGGCCGCCGGCAAGATGCTGCCGCTCGCCGTCGCCGACCGCGCCCGCTCGGCACTCGCACCCAGCGTGCCCACGTTTGCGGAACTGGGCTACAAGAACGTCGAAGTGACGGCCTGGCATGGCTTGTTCGGTCCCAAGGGACTGCCGCCCGAGATCGTGAAGACGCTGAACGGCCACATGAACGAGATCCTCAAGATGCCCGACGTGGTGTCGAAGATGGCGGTCCTGGGCGCCTTGCCGCTGGGCGGCGCGCCGGACGTGCTGGCAAAGACCAACGCCGCCGACTTCGAGCGCTTCGGAAAGATCATCAAAGAACTCGGCATTCAAGCGGATTGA
- the alaS gene encoding alanine--tRNA ligase, with product MSQPTFSVADIRKSFLDFFASKGHTVVPSSSLVPGNDPTLMFTNSGMVQFKDVFLGTDKRPYVRAASVQACLRAGGKHNDLENVGYTARHHTFFEMLGNWSFGDYFKRESLSWAFELLTQVYKLPAERLWATVYQEDDEAHDIWTKVIGLPPERVVRIGDNKGGRYMSDNFWMMADTGPCGPCSEIFYDHGPGIAGGPPGSPDEDGDRYIEIWNNVFMQFDMQPDGSVKPLPAPCVDTGMGLERLAAILQHVHSNYEIDLFDRLVKAASRETGEKDLGNKSLRVIADHIRATAFLVADGVIPSNEGRGYVQRRIVRRAIRHGYKLGQKKPFFHKLVPDLVALMGEAYPKLVADEQRITETLKAEEERFFETLANGMEILDAALAGGAKVLPGDVAFKLHDTYGFPLDLSADVCRERGVEVDAAGFDAAMEKQKAAGRAAGKFKMDRAVEYAGGANAFTGYEHLEEQARVLALYVEGAPVQELKEGQPGIVVLDTTPFYAESGGQVGDQGVLVAEGLQFGVDDTQKIKADVFGHHGTQTQGTLKVGDTVTARVDTSLRAATMRNHSVTHLMHKALREVLGGHVQQKGSLVDADKTRFDFAHNAPVTAAQVLEIERRVNAEILANQATQARVMDMEAAQKTGAVMLFGEKYGETVRVLDIGTSRELCGGTHVARTGDIGLFKIVSEGGVAAGVRRIEAVTGANALAYLQGLEATVNSVAATLKTPVPEVQPRLVQVLEQVRALEREVGALKGKLASSKGDELLAQAVEVKGIKVLSAKLDGADARTLRDTMDKLKDKLKTAAIVLAAVDGDKVQIAAGVTADSVGKVKAGELVNFVAQQVGGKGGGKADMAMAGGTDAAGLPKALASVQDWVAQRV from the coding sequence ATGAGCCAGCCCACCTTCAGCGTCGCGGACATCCGCAAGTCCTTCCTCGACTTCTTCGCCTCCAAGGGTCATACCGTGGTGCCGTCGAGCTCGCTGGTGCCGGGCAACGATCCGACCCTGATGTTCACCAACTCCGGCATGGTGCAGTTCAAGGACGTGTTCCTCGGCACCGACAAGCGCCCCTACGTCCGCGCGGCCTCGGTGCAGGCCTGCCTGCGGGCCGGCGGCAAGCACAACGACCTGGAGAACGTGGGCTACACCGCTCGGCACCACACCTTCTTCGAGATGCTGGGCAACTGGAGCTTTGGCGATTACTTCAAGCGCGAATCGCTGAGCTGGGCGTTCGAATTGCTGACGCAGGTCTACAAGCTGCCGGCCGAGCGCCTCTGGGCCACGGTCTACCAGGAGGATGACGAGGCGCACGACATTTGGACCAAGGTCATCGGCCTGCCGCCGGAGCGCGTGGTGCGCATCGGCGACAACAAGGGCGGACGCTACATGTCCGACAACTTCTGGATGATGGCCGACACCGGCCCCTGCGGCCCGTGCTCCGAGATCTTCTACGACCACGGCCCCGGGATCGCGGGCGGCCCGCCCGGCTCGCCCGATGAAGACGGCGATCGCTACATCGAGATCTGGAACAACGTGTTCATGCAGTTCGACATGCAGCCCGACGGCAGCGTCAAGCCGCTGCCCGCCCCCTGCGTCGACACCGGCATGGGCCTGGAGCGCCTGGCCGCGATCCTGCAGCACGTGCACAGCAACTACGAAATCGACCTGTTCGACCGGCTGGTCAAGGCCGCTTCGCGCGAGACCGGCGAGAAGGACCTCGGCAACAAGAGCCTGCGCGTGATCGCCGACCACATCCGCGCGACCGCCTTCCTGGTGGCCGACGGCGTGATCCCCTCCAACGAAGGCCGCGGCTACGTACAGCGCCGCATCGTGCGGCGTGCCATCCGCCACGGTTACAAGCTGGGGCAGAAGAAGCCCTTCTTCCACAAGCTGGTGCCCGACCTCGTGGCGCTCATGGGCGAGGCCTACCCCAAGCTGGTGGCCGACGAACAGCGCATCACCGAGACGCTGAAGGCCGAGGAAGAGCGCTTCTTCGAGACGCTCGCCAATGGCATGGAGATCCTGGATGCCGCCCTGGCCGGCGGCGCCAAGGTGCTGCCCGGCGACGTGGCGTTCAAGCTGCACGACACCTACGGCTTTCCGCTGGACCTGTCGGCCGACGTCTGCCGCGAGCGCGGCGTCGAGGTCGATGCCGCCGGCTTCGATGCCGCGATGGAAAAGCAGAAGGCCGCCGGCCGCGCTGCCGGCAAGTTCAAGATGGACCGTGCCGTCGAGTACGCAGGCGGGGCCAATGCCTTCACCGGGTACGAGCACCTGGAGGAACAGGCCCGCGTGCTGGCGCTCTACGTCGAAGGCGCGCCGGTGCAGGAACTGAAAGAAGGCCAGCCCGGCATCGTGGTGCTCGACACCACGCCCTTCTATGCGGAGAGCGGCGGCCAGGTCGGCGACCAGGGCGTGCTGGTGGCCGAAGGCCTGCAGTTCGGCGTCGACGACACGCAGAAGATCAAGGCCGACGTCTTCGGGCACCACGGCACGCAGACGCAGGGCACGCTGAAGGTCGGCGACACGGTCACGGCCCGCGTCGACACGTCCCTGCGCGCCGCCACCATGCGCAACCACAGCGTGACCCACCTGATGCACAAGGCGCTGCGCGAGGTGCTCGGCGGGCACGTGCAGCAGAAGGGTTCCCTGGTCGATGCCGACAAGACCCGCTTCGACTTCGCGCACAACGCGCCGGTCACGGCAGCGCAGGTGCTCGAGATCGAGCGCCGCGTCAACGCCGAGATCCTGGCGAACCAGGCCACGCAGGCGCGCGTGATGGACATGGAGGCGGCCCAGAAGACCGGCGCCGTCATGCTCTTCGGCGAGAAGTACGGCGAGACCGTGCGCGTGCTCGACATCGGCACCAGCCGCGAGCTGTGCGGCGGCACGCACGTGGCGCGCACCGGTGACATCGGCCTTTTCAAGATCGTGAGCGAAGGCGGCGTGGCGGCCGGCGTGCGCCGCATCGAGGCGGTGACCGGCGCGAATGCGCTGGCGTACCTGCAGGGCCTCGAGGCCACGGTCAACAGCGTCGCGGCCACGCTCAAGACGCCGGTGCCCGAGGTGCAGCCACGCCTGGTGCAGGTCCTGGAGCAAGTGCGTGCGCTCGAGCGCGAGGTCGGCGCGCTCAAGGGCAAGCTGGCGTCCTCGAAGGGCGACGAGCTGCTGGCGCAGGCCGTCGAGGTCAAGGGCATCAAGGTGCTGTCCGCCAAGCTCGACGGCGCCGATGCCAGGACGCTGCGCGACACCATGGACAAGCTCAAGGACAAGCTCAAGACCGCGGCCATCGTGCTGGCGGCGGTGGATGGCGACAAGGTGCAGATCGCGGCCGGCGTCACCGCCGACAGCGTGGGCAAGGTCAAGGCCGGCGAGCTGGTCAACTTCGTGGCGCAGCAGGTGGGCGGCAAGGGCGGCGGCAAGGCCGACATGGCAATGGCCGGCGGCACCGATGCGGCCGGACTTCCCAAGGCGCTCGCCTCTGTGCAGGACTGGGTCGCGCAACGGGTCTGA
- a CDS encoding ferritin-like domain-containing protein, translating into MPACNPPRWKISDLDFSSIALDRVRSDETHFYLACSASFVESGSDLYTRNLVDLFAGDDEVTTWLREHWEAEELQHGRALRAYVQHVWPEFDWESAFRGFLEEYSTYCKVELLAPTRGLEMSARCVVETGTATYYRALARGTREPVFRDLATHIANDEVSHYKQFFRFFRRYREQEGLGRTRVMRTLARRTWELRSEDADCAIRHIAKARAPERAEDARYLREMSSRMGRTVGRNISPGTALKMLMRPLELPRRVEAAVQFPIEQFMTRVFLR; encoded by the coding sequence ATGCCGGCCTGCAACCCCCCACGCTGGAAAATCTCCGACCTGGATTTCTCGTCCATTGCGCTCGACCGCGTGCGCTCGGACGAGACCCATTTTTACCTCGCCTGCTCGGCCTCGTTCGTCGAGAGCGGCTCCGACCTGTACACCCGCAACCTGGTCGACCTGTTCGCGGGCGACGACGAGGTCACCACCTGGCTGCGCGAGCACTGGGAAGCCGAGGAACTGCAGCACGGCAGGGCACTGCGCGCCTATGTGCAGCATGTGTGGCCGGAGTTCGACTGGGAGTCTGCCTTCCGCGGCTTCCTCGAGGAGTACTCCACCTACTGCAAGGTGGAACTGCTGGCGCCCACCCGCGGCCTGGAGATGTCGGCGCGCTGCGTGGTCGAGACCGGCACCGCCACCTACTACCGGGCACTCGCCCGCGGCACGCGCGAGCCGGTCTTCCGCGACCTCGCGACCCACATCGCCAACGACGAAGTCAGCCACTACAAGCAGTTCTTTCGCTTCTTCCGCCGCTACCGCGAGCAAGAAGGGCTGGGCCGCACCCGTGTCATGCGTACGCTGGCGCGGCGCACCTGGGAGCTCAGGAGCGAGGACGCCGATTGCGCCATCCGCCACATTGCGAAGGCCCGTGCGCCGGAACGCGCCGAGGACGCGCGCTACCTGCGCGAGATGAGCAGCCGCATGGGCCGGACGGTGGGCCGCAACATCAGCCCGGGGACCGCGCTCAAGATGCTGATGCGCCCGTTGGAACTGCCGCGGCGGGTCGAGGCGGCGGTGCAGTTCCCCATCGAGCAGTTCATGACGCGGGTGTTTCTGCGCTGA
- a CDS encoding cupin domain-containing protein, translated as MSDLSEQKKFDDSKVGETLRRPEGASLEAWMNTRIARYSTRKYDWDALKFQADFDPKFRRAQMRYVGTGGTGVASDVNTIPAESFTFSTMVIPAGHEGPPHLHVDVEEVFFLLRGKLKVVLTTPEGERYETVLTDRDLISVPPGVYREEINIGDEDALMCVMLGAKKPVTPTYPADHPLAKIKR; from the coding sequence ATGAGCGATTTGTCCGAGCAAAAGAAATTCGACGACAGCAAGGTGGGCGAGACCCTGCGCCGCCCCGAAGGCGCGAGCCTCGAAGCGTGGATGAACACCCGCATTGCCCGCTACTCGACACGCAAGTACGACTGGGATGCGCTGAAGTTCCAGGCTGATTTCGACCCCAAGTTCCGCCGCGCGCAGATGCGCTACGTGGGAACCGGCGGCACCGGCGTGGCGAGCGACGTCAATACGATCCCCGCCGAGAGCTTCACCTTCTCGACCATGGTGATCCCGGCCGGCCACGAAGGCCCGCCGCACCTGCACGTCGATGTGGAAGAAGTCTTCTTCCTGCTGCGCGGGAAACTCAAGGTGGTGCTGACCACGCCCGAGGGCGAGCGCTACGAGACCGTGCTGACCGACCGCGACCTGATCTCCGTGCCTCCGGGCGTGTACCGCGAAGAGATCAACATCGGCGACGAAGACGCGCTGATGTGCGTGATGCTCGGCGCGAAGAAGCCGGTGACGCCGACGTACCCCGCCGACCATCCCCTGGCCAAGATCAAGCGTTGA
- a CDS encoding D-amino acid dehydrogenase encodes MNVLILGSGVIGTTVAYYLAKDGHEVTVLERQDGPALETSYANAGEVSPGYSAPWAGPGVPAKAVKWLLMRHSPLVIRPMLDPAMWRWGIALLRNCTQARYEINKSRMVRLAEYSRDCLRQLRAETGIRYDERSLGTLQLFRTQEQLDGTAKDIEILKAYGVPYQLLDREGCVQYEPALAVVRHKFVGGLRLPDDETGDCFKFTQGLARLAEAAGVRFRFGVTITDVARSAEGVVAVHTDAGPFHADRYVVALGSHSPLLLRPLGIRMPVYPVKGFSITLPITDAAMAPESTVMDETFKVAVTRLGARIRAGGTAQLSGYDLRLNDRRRDTLEHVVTDLFPEGGSVEGAEFWTGLRPMTPDGTPLLGATQIPGLLLATGHGTLGWTMAAGTGRVMADLIAGRSPEIDMEGLGLERYA; translated from the coding sequence ATGAATGTCCTGATCCTCGGCAGCGGCGTCATCGGCACCACGGTCGCCTACTACCTTGCGAAGGACGGCCACGAGGTCACGGTGCTGGAGCGCCAGGACGGCCCGGCACTGGAGACCAGCTACGCCAATGCGGGCGAGGTCTCGCCCGGGTACTCGGCGCCCTGGGCCGGGCCCGGCGTGCCGGCGAAGGCTGTCAAATGGCTGCTGATGCGCCACAGCCCGCTGGTGATCCGGCCCATGCTCGATCCCGCCATGTGGCGCTGGGGCATCGCGCTGCTGCGCAACTGCACGCAGGCGCGCTATGAGATCAACAAGAGCCGGATGGTGCGGCTGGCCGAGTACAGCCGCGATTGCCTGCGGCAACTGCGCGCCGAGACGGGCATCCGCTACGACGAGCGTTCGCTGGGCACGCTGCAGCTGTTCCGCACGCAGGAGCAGCTCGACGGCACGGCCAAGGACATCGAGATCCTCAAGGCCTATGGCGTGCCCTACCAACTGCTCGACCGCGAGGGCTGCGTGCAGTACGAGCCGGCGCTGGCCGTCGTGCGGCACAAGTTCGTGGGCGGGCTGCGCCTCCCGGACGACGAGACCGGCGACTGCTTCAAGTTCACCCAGGGCCTGGCGCGGCTGGCCGAGGCCGCCGGAGTGCGCTTCCGGTTCGGCGTGACCATCACCGACGTGGCGCGCAGTGCCGAGGGCGTCGTCGCGGTCCATACCGATGCCGGCCCCTTCCATGCCGACCGCTATGTGGTCGCGCTGGGCAGCCATTCGCCGCTTCTCCTGAGACCGCTGGGCATCCGCATGCCGGTGTATCCCGTCAAGGGCTTCTCGATCACGCTGCCGATCACCGATGCCGCCATGGCGCCGGAGTCGACGGTGATGGACGAGACCTTCAAGGTCGCGGTGACGCGCCTGGGCGCGCGCATTCGTGCCGGCGGCACGGCGCAGCTCTCGGGCTATGACCTGCGCCTGAACGACCGGCGGCGCGACACCCTCGAGCATGTGGTCACCGACCTGTTCCCGGAAGGCGGGAGCGTCGAAGGGGCGGAGTTCTGGACCGGCCTGCGCCCGATGACGCCCGACGGCACGCCGCTGCTGGGCGCGACGCAGATTCCCGGCCTGCTGCTGGCGACCGGGCACGGCACCCTGGGCTGGACCATGGCGGCGGGCACCGGGAGGGTCATGGCCGACCTGATCGCGGGCCGTTCACCCGAGATCGACATGGAAGGCCTGGGCCTCGAACGCTATGCCTGA
- a CDS encoding IclR family transcriptional regulator → MSNDLIEEGAERYNVPALERGLRMLCEFSRESRTLSAPELARRFDLPRSTVFRLLSTLENMGFLERAEGGRDYRLGLAVLRLGFEYLASLELTQLGTPLLNRLCEELRTPCNLVVRDGRSIVYVAKVAPPTPFASSVSVGTRLPAHATVLGRILLEDLTLPQLRALYPEDKLETFSPSTPKTVNELFDMVQADRERGYVLGEGFFESNISTIAAPVRDHSGHIAAALGATITSGHIDENRMDEMVRRVRETADEISGLLNYAPASKAKVVPLRSA, encoded by the coding sequence ATGAGCAACGACCTGATCGAAGAGGGCGCCGAGCGCTACAACGTGCCTGCCCTGGAACGCGGGCTGCGCATGCTGTGCGAATTCAGCCGCGAGAGCCGCACCTTGTCGGCGCCCGAGCTGGCGCGCCGCTTCGACCTGCCGCGCTCCACCGTGTTCCGCCTGCTCAGCACGCTGGAGAACATGGGCTTCCTGGAGCGCGCCGAAGGCGGACGCGACTACCGCCTGGGCCTGGCCGTGCTACGCCTGGGCTTCGAGTACCTCGCTTCGCTGGAGCTCACGCAGCTGGGCACGCCGCTGCTCAATCGCCTGTGCGAGGAGCTGCGCACGCCCTGCAACCTGGTGGTCCGCGACGGCCGCTCCATCGTCTACGTGGCCAAGGTCGCGCCACCCACGCCCTTTGCGAGCTCGGTCAGCGTCGGCACGCGCCTGCCGGCCCATGCGACCGTGCTGGGCCGCATCCTGCTGGAAGACCTGACGCTGCCGCAACTGCGCGCACTCTATCCGGAAGACAAGCTCGAGACCTTCTCGCCGAGCACGCCCAAGACCGTCAACGAGCTCTTCGACATGGTCCAGGCCGACCGCGAGCGCGGCTACGTGCTGGGCGAGGGCTTCTTCGAGTCGAACATTTCCACCATTGCCGCGCCGGTGCGCGACCACAGCGGCCACATCGCCGCCGCGCTGGGTGCGACCATCACCTCGGGCCACATCGACGAGAACCGGATGGACGAGATGGTGCGCCGCGTGCGTGAGACGGCGGACGAGATCTCGGGCCTGCTGAACTACGCACCCGCCAGCAAGGCCAAGGTGGTTCCGCTGCGCAGCGCCTGA